In the genome of Xanthobacteraceae bacterium, one region contains:
- a CDS encoding type I restriction endonuclease subunit R, with amino-acid sequence YQTMREYERFEKGAANSNTSTAVLQRQLEDPNARIIITTIQKLSRFVARNKKHPVYDAHVVVIFDECHRSQFGDMHAEITRSFRRYHLFGFTGTPIFAENSGTGGNPLLRTTSQAFGDKLHTYTIVDAINDKNVLPFRIDYINTIKAGAAIHDKQVSAIDTERALLAPERISQVAGYIREHFDQKTKRSASYRHGGKRLNGFNSLFACASIDAAKRYYTEFASQQKDLPPAQRLKIGLIYSFAANEGETDGLLSEEEFETEGLDQGSRDFLEAAIRDYNSLFATNFDTSADKFQNYYKDLSQRLKNRELDLVIVVNMFLTGFDATTLNTLWVDKNLRAHGLIQAYSRTNRILNSVKTYGNIVSFRDLEQATNDALALFGNKDAKGIVLLKPYADYYAEYQKKVAELVALFPLGEPIVGEAAQKTFIKLFGSILRLKNILTAFDDFAGNEILSERDFQDYQSLYLNLHAQFRSVSDAEKEAINDDVVFEIELIKQVEINVDYILMLVERFIQAKGTGDDKEIRATIDRAINSSPSLRNKKDLIEQFVDSVSATAKVDAQWQAFMAAKKVEELERIIAEESLNAAATHSFIDNAFRDGSIPSTGTAITRILPPVSRFSKGNGHATKKQAVLDKLAAFFERYFGLI; translated from the coding sequence GTCTATGACGCGCATGTCGTGGTGATCTTCGATGAATGCCACCGCAGCCAATTCGGCGACATGCACGCGGAAATCACCCGCTCTTTCAGGCGCTATCACCTGTTCGGCTTCACCGGCACGCCGATCTTCGCCGAAAATTCCGGTACCGGCGGCAATCCACTCCTGCGGACCACGAGCCAAGCATTCGGCGACAAACTGCACACCTACACCATCGTCGATGCGATCAACGACAAGAACGTGCTGCCATTTCGCATCGACTACATCAATACGATCAAGGCCGGGGCGGCGATCCATGACAAGCAGGTTTCGGCCATCGACACGGAACGGGCGTTGCTCGCGCCCGAGCGTATTTCACAGGTGGCGGGCTATATCCGCGAACATTTCGACCAGAAGACCAAACGCAGCGCCAGCTACAGGCACGGCGGCAAGAGACTGAACGGCTTCAATTCGCTGTTTGCCTGCGCCTCAATCGACGCCGCCAAACGCTATTACACCGAGTTTGCTAGCCAGCAGAAGGACCTCCCGCCAGCGCAACGACTGAAGATCGGCCTGATCTACAGTTTTGCCGCCAATGAGGGGGAGACGGACGGCTTGCTGAGCGAGGAGGAGTTCGAGACCGAAGGGCTGGATCAGGGATCGCGCGATTTTCTGGAAGCCGCCATACGCGACTATAACAGCCTGTTCGCCACCAATTTCGATACGTCTGCCGACAAGTTCCAGAACTACTACAAGGATTTGTCTCAGCGGCTGAAGAACCGCGAGCTTGATCTCGTGATCGTGGTCAACATGTTCCTGACCGGCTTCGACGCCACCACGCTCAATACGTTATGGGTGGACAAGAACCTGCGCGCGCACGGGCTGATTCAGGCCTATTCGCGCACCAACCGCATTCTGAACTCGGTCAAGACCTACGGTAACATCGTCTCCTTTCGTGATCTGGAGCAGGCGACGAATGATGCGCTGGCGCTGTTCGGCAACAAGGACGCCAAGGGCATTGTCCTGCTCAAGCCCTATGCCGATTACTATGCGGAATATCAGAAGAAAGTCGCCGAACTGGTGGCGCTGTTCCCGCTGGGCGAGCCAATCGTCGGAGAGGCCGCGCAGAAGACGTTCATCAAACTGTTTGGGTCGATCCTGCGGTTGAAAAACATCCTCACGGCGTTCGACGATTTTGCTGGCAATGAAATTCTCAGCGAACGCGATTTTCAGGACTATCAGAGCCTCTACCTGAACCTGCACGCCCAATTCCGCAGCGTTTCCGACGCTGAAAAGGAAGCGATCAACGACGACGTGGTGTTCGAGATCGAGCTGATCAAACAGGTCGAGATCAACGTCGATTACATCCTGATGCTGGTCGAACGGTTCATCCAGGCCAAGGGCACCGGAGACGACAAGGAAATCCGCGCGACCATCGACCGCGCGATCAACTCCAGCCCGTCGCTGCGCAACAAGAAAGACCTCATCGAACAGTTCGTGGATTCGGTTTCCGCGACGGCAAAGGTGGATGCGCAATGGCAAGCCTTCATGGCGGCGAAGAAGGTGGAGGAACTGGAGCGGATTATTGCCGAGGAAAGCCTGAATGCTGCGGCGACCCACAGCTTCATCGACAATGCGTTCCGCGATGGCAGCATCCCTTCCACCGGCACCGCCATCACCAGAATCCTGCCGCCGGTGTCGCGATTCTCGAAAGGCAACGGCCATGCCACCAAAAAGCAGGCCGTGCTCGATAAGCTGGCCGCTTTCTTTGAACGGTATTTCGGGCTGATATGA
- a CDS encoding restriction endonuclease codes for METPDTAAEIPDYQSLMLPVLHAAKQAEVRIGDVIVNLGSDLGLSEAARNALLASGRQTIFANRVHWAKTYLAKAGLVETTRRGHFRATPRGVEVLIAAPERIDNRFLARFEEFRAFTDRGTSSATEEADRIDVASDTAEATPDEIMRAAHRRIEAALGEDLLDRVRAAPPDFFERLIVNLLLAMGYGGSVGEAGRALGRSGDDGVDGVIDQDELGLDRVYIQAKRYAAGNSVSSGAIRDFFGSLDRHKAAKGLFVTTSTFTASARDTAEYLSKRIVLIDGRQLTRLMIRHNVGCRIEESLHVRKIDEDFFE; via the coding sequence ATGGAAACGCCTGACACTGCCGCTGAGATTCCTGATTACCAAAGCCTGATGCTGCCAGTCCTGCACGCCGCCAAACAGGCCGAGGTGCGGATCGGAGATGTCATCGTAAATCTCGGGAGTGACCTCGGGTTGAGCGAAGCGGCGCGCAACGCCCTGCTTGCTTCAGGCCGCCAGACCATTTTCGCTAACCGTGTGCACTGGGCAAAAACATATCTCGCGAAGGCCGGACTGGTTGAAACCACCCGACGCGGCCATTTCCGTGCCACACCGCGCGGCGTTGAAGTTCTCATCGCTGCGCCTGAGCGGATCGATAATCGCTTCTTAGCTCGCTTCGAGGAATTCCGCGCGTTCACAGACCGTGGAACGTCGTCCGCCACGGAGGAAGCTGATCGGATCGACGTCGCTTCCGACACCGCTGAAGCAACACCAGACGAAATCATGCGCGCCGCGCATCGCCGGATCGAGGCTGCGCTGGGAGAGGATTTGCTGGATCGTGTTCGCGCCGCACCACCGGACTTCTTTGAGCGGCTGATCGTCAATCTTCTACTCGCAATGGGCTATGGCGGATCGGTTGGAGAAGCTGGGCGTGCGCTCGGGCGTAGCGGGGACGACGGCGTTGATGGCGTGATCGATCAGGATGAGTTGGGACTTGACCGGGTTTACATCCAGGCCAAACGTTATGCTGCGGGCAACAGCGTAAGCTCTGGCGCAATCCGCGATTTCTTCGGCAGTCTTGACCGGCACAAGGCCGCCAAGGGCCTGTTCGTCACCACATCGACCTTCACCGCCAGTGCTCGCGATACCGCCGAATATTTGAGCAAGCGCATCGTGCTGATCGATGGTAGGCAACTGACACGGCTGATGATCCGGCACAATGTTGGCTGCCGGATCGAGGAAAGCCTACACGTCCGCAAAATCGATGAAGATTTCTTTGAATGA
- a CDS encoding Rrf2 family transcriptional regulator, protein MRISVEWDMLKLPRRSVVAIEAMVHVALTGAGRTIPTIEISEAIGVPKRGLEPILQQLVRAGLLASTRGPQGGYGLARERARISAAAIVEASLDTDTATSDDRSSRYGKALAKFEAKAERHLRAALGEYSLDDLCEDARKSGVKVSVARNLDYSI, encoded by the coding sequence GTGCGAATCTCGGTAGAATGGGACATGCTGAAGCTGCCTCGGAGGAGTGTCGTTGCCATCGAAGCAATGGTGCACGTCGCGTTGACAGGCGCCGGGCGCACGATCCCCACCATCGAAATTTCCGAGGCCATCGGCGTACCAAAACGTGGGCTTGAGCCGATCCTGCAACAACTCGTCCGCGCCGGTTTGCTGGCAAGCACGCGCGGCCCGCAAGGCGGATACGGCCTCGCGCGCGAACGCGCAAGAATCTCCGCCGCGGCCATCGTCGAGGCTTCGCTCGACACCGATACGGCCACGAGCGACGACCGCAGCTCGCGTTACGGCAAGGCGCTGGCTAAATTCGAAGCAAAGGCGGAACGCCACCTGCGCGCGGCGCTCGGCGAATATTCGCTCGACGATCTGTGCGAGGACGCCCGCAAAAGCGGCGTGAAGGTTTCCGTCGCCCGGAACCTCGACTACTCGATCTGA
- a CDS encoding adenylyl-sulfate kinase: protein MARELVGERFFEIHVATPLAVCEERDPKGLYRRARAGEIKGFTGVDGVYEEPAAPDLTLRTDEMPVEIAVARVVDLLRDTGVLKRTETDTNTTI from the coding sequence ATGGCGCGCGAACTCGTGGGCGAGCGCTTCTTCGAGATTCATGTCGCGACTCCGCTCGCGGTTTGCGAGGAACGCGACCCGAAGGGACTCTACAGGCGCGCCCGCGCGGGCGAGATCAAGGGCTTCACGGGCGTGGACGGCGTCTACGAAGAACCCGCCGCACCCGACCTGACGCTCCGCACCGACGAGATGCCCGTCGAAATCGCGGTGGCCCGCGTCGTCGATCTGCTGCGCGACACAGGCGTACTCAAGCGAACCGAAACCGACACCAACACGACGATCTAA
- a CDS encoding ABC transporter substrate-binding protein yields MTLKDSPIKECKDVKGKNMANGSTSNGILHAIEIWLQTCGLTLKDVNLKSMSYSDVVPALVNGAIDFGHLGDPLIAINEKNGLIRVLRRHNQLRPHEQLAVLYYSSKFIKDTDLARRFMVAYVRGLRDYQEAYKNGLPPAEWLVKIMQKHTRVKDAELYKIMQAAGLDRWGEMDLVSMRDDFEWFKKRGLIVSSEVKFEDPIDTSFLKYAKEYLTQHPNQ; encoded by the coding sequence GTGACGCTCAAAGACTCTCCGATCAAGGAGTGCAAAGACGTCAAGGGCAAGAACATGGCCAATGGCTCGACCTCGAACGGCATTCTCCACGCCATCGAGATCTGGCTGCAGACCTGCGGACTGACGCTGAAAGACGTGAACCTGAAGTCGATGTCGTACAGCGACGTCGTGCCTGCACTTGTGAATGGGGCGATCGACTTCGGCCATCTTGGCGATCCGCTGATCGCGATCAACGAGAAGAACGGTCTTATCCGTGTGCTGAGGCGTCACAACCAGTTGCGTCCGCATGAGCAGCTTGCAGTGCTCTATTATTCGAGCAAGTTCATCAAGGACACCGATCTCGCGCGCCGTTTTATGGTCGCTTATGTGCGCGGGCTGCGGGACTATCAGGAAGCCTACAAGAACGGCCTTCCGCCGGCTGAGTGGCTGGTGAAGATCATGCAGAAGCATACCCGCGTGAAGGACGCCGAGCTTTACAAGATCATGCAGGCGGCTGGATTGGATCGTTGGGGCGAGATGGATCTCGTCTCCATGCGCGACGACTTCGAATGGTTCAAGAAGCGCGGGCTTATCGTTTCGAGCGAAGTGAAGTTCGAAGACCCGATCGATACCTCCTTCTTGAAGTACGCCAAGGAATACCTGACGCAACATCCAAATCAGTAA
- a CDS encoding alpha/beta fold hydrolase, protein MNARIPVSSDVRLAVNAEIRGGRPVLALSNSLAAEMTMWNELVRLVSDEMDVIRYDARGHGQSDTGTGSLSIETLGRDVIAILDHFKIEKSYLCGLSLGGLTAQWLGVHFPARFSGLMLANTAFSFPPASMWTDRARLAREQGLAPLLEATLDRWLTKSFQQNNPGRSAEVSGMISGTPGEGYARCCEVLAQTDLSAAVSGITIPVRVICGEHDKSTTPERGSELAAKIPQADVVVLNAAHISSIEAADDFANAVKEFVGAVERDNWPIRV, encoded by the coding sequence ATGAACGCCCGGATTCCAGTGTCTTCCGATGTGCGGCTTGCCGTAAATGCCGAAATTCGCGGCGGGCGGCCGGTGTTGGCGCTCTCCAATTCGCTCGCAGCAGAGATGACGATGTGGAACGAACTGGTCCGGCTCGTCTCGGATGAAATGGACGTCATCCGCTATGACGCGCGCGGACATGGCCAATCCGATACCGGCACCGGATCGCTCTCGATCGAAACGCTCGGCCGCGACGTCATCGCAATTCTCGATCACTTCAAGATCGAGAAATCCTATCTGTGCGGATTGTCGCTCGGCGGTTTAACGGCACAGTGGCTCGGCGTGCATTTCCCCGCACGCTTTTCGGGCCTCATGCTTGCGAATACCGCGTTCAGTTTTCCGCCCGCATCGATGTGGACGGATCGCGCACGGCTTGCCCGCGAGCAAGGATTGGCGCCGCTCCTCGAAGCAACGCTCGACCGCTGGCTTACGAAATCGTTTCAGCAGAACAACCCCGGCCGTTCGGCGGAAGTGTCCGGAATGATTTCCGGCACGCCGGGAGAAGGTTATGCGCGCTGCTGCGAAGTGCTGGCGCAGACCGATCTAAGCGCAGCCGTTTCCGGAATTACGATTCCGGTCCGCGTTATCTGCGGCGAGCACGACAAGTCGACCACGCCTGAACGCGGAAGCGAACTGGCGGCAAAAATTCCGCAAGCAGATGTCGTGGTGCTTAATGCCGCCCACATTTCCTCGATCGAGGCGGCCGATGACTTCGCAAACGCAGTCAAAGAATTCGTCGGCGCCGTCGAACGGGATAACTGGCCAATTCGGGTTTAG
- a CDS encoding NIPSNAP family protein — protein sequence MIIEMRTYTLRPGTLAEYIKLYEDKGLAVHREILGNLLGYFKTEIGDINQVVHLWGYASFEDRAQRRAKLAENAQWQGFLKAAQPYFVTQKNQLLTGTNFSPIR from the coding sequence ATGATAATCGAAATGCGCACATACACACTGCGGCCGGGAACGCTCGCGGAATACATAAAGCTCTATGAAGACAAAGGGTTGGCGGTTCACCGCGAGATTCTCGGCAATCTGCTCGGATATTTCAAAACGGAAATCGGCGACATCAATCAGGTCGTGCATCTCTGGGGCTACGCCTCGTTCGAGGACCGGGCACAACGCAGGGCAAAACTCGCAGAAAACGCGCAATGGCAAGGGTTTCTCAAAGCCGCGCAGCCCTATTTCGTCACGCAGAAGAACCAGCTGCTGACCGGCACGAACTTCTCTCCAATCCGCTAG
- a CDS encoding ABC transporter substrate-binding protein has translation MRTGLWRFMGILAAFAALTIGVQPASAQDKDKVFRLGIVTFTSGPGAESFGAPSWYAAQRLIQALNEGGQLPAPYDKIGFGGLRVEINVIDESGGTTKQVQELRNAFERDGYDAIIGYISSSNCLAAAPVAEEMKKLLILFDCGTPRIFEDRTYQYVFRNSSHATMDNVALVRYFQKRKLKLDTAAGINPDYAYGRDNWKDFIQSLQKVSQGTKTGSELWPKLGAGQYGTEISALLQTNPSIVHTSLWGGDLQAFILQSVPRGLFKNRHVAIMAGDHVLHPLGRRMPEGVIIGARGVGGPFAVKSALNDWLVANTQKYEPGVMPSQGHYRMTQSVLGLKTAVEKAMAANGNKKPTPEQIAAALRGLEWDTPSGKIKMALGNGHQAIQANAIGVTKWDPQRNVMTVTDVEVFAAECVNPPPGIKSEDWIAQGFPGAKCD, from the coding sequence ATGAGAACCGGCTTATGGCGATTTATGGGAATACTCGCAGCCTTCGCTGCACTGACCATCGGTGTGCAGCCGGCGTCTGCGCAGGACAAGGATAAGGTTTTTCGTCTTGGGATCGTGACGTTTACGTCGGGTCCGGGCGCGGAATCCTTCGGTGCGCCTAGCTGGTACGCAGCGCAGCGCCTGATTCAGGCGCTCAACGAAGGCGGACAACTGCCGGCTCCCTACGACAAGATCGGCTTCGGCGGGCTGAGGGTCGAGATCAACGTCATCGACGAGAGCGGCGGCACCACGAAGCAGGTGCAGGAATTGCGCAACGCATTCGAGCGCGATGGCTACGATGCGATCATCGGCTACATTTCATCGAGCAACTGTCTTGCCGCCGCGCCGGTTGCCGAGGAAATGAAGAAGCTGCTGATCCTGTTCGATTGCGGCACGCCGCGCATTTTCGAGGATCGCACCTATCAGTACGTTTTCCGCAACTCGTCGCACGCGACGATGGATAACGTCGCGCTCGTTCGCTACTTCCAGAAGCGCAAGCTGAAACTCGATACTGCCGCAGGCATCAACCCCGACTACGCTTATGGCCGCGACAACTGGAAGGATTTTATCCAGAGTCTTCAAAAGGTTAGCCAAGGCACGAAAACCGGTTCCGAGCTTTGGCCGAAGTTGGGCGCGGGCCAGTACGGCACCGAAATTTCAGCGCTGCTGCAAACCAATCCGAGCATCGTTCACACCAGCCTCTGGGGCGGCGACCTGCAGGCCTTCATCCTGCAGTCGGTGCCGAGAGGCCTGTTCAAGAACCGTCACGTTGCGATCATGGCAGGCGATCACGTTCTGCATCCGCTCGGCCGCCGTATGCCGGAAGGCGTGATCATCGGCGCGCGTGGCGTCGGCGGTCCGTTCGCAGTAAAGAGCGCACTCAACGACTGGCTGGTTGCGAATACGCAGAAGTACGAACCGGGCGTGATGCCGAGTCAGGGTCACTACCGCATGACGCAATCCGTGCTCGGCCTGAAGACTGCGGTCGAGAAGGCGATGGCGGCGAACGGCAACAAGAAGCCGACGCCGGAGCAGATTGCTGCCGCCTTGCGGGGCCTTGAGTGGGATACCCCGTCGGGCAAAATCAAGATGGCGCTCGGCAACGGCCATCAGGCGATTCAGGCGAACGCTATCGGCGTCACCAAGTGGGACCCGCAGCGTAACGTTATGACCGTCACGGATGTCGAGGTTTTCGCCGCCGAATGCGTGAACCCGCCGCCGGGCATCAAGTCCGAGGACTGGATCGCCCAGGGCTTCCCCGGTGCCAAATGCGACTAA
- a CDS encoding branched-chain amino acid ABC transporter permease, whose translation MQLAATILIDGLIDASWIFIVAVGLTLIFGVLNILNIAHGNFYAIGAYVAANAVGIYYSGSNPPMLGLVAMTAAALAAAIVLGPLLERGLLRFFYHRDEIVLVLVTYALFLILEDATKLIWGVNPYYAYEPYSLFGNVNVGRLSYVGYDFFLIALAIVIGIVLWFGLNRTKSGKVVLAVIHDREMSSAAGVNVTKIFVIAFTIGVFLAALGGAFTAPKISVQPGLAVMVVLLSFAVVVIGGLGSIEGAAIASLIVGLSRALAIHLAPWAELFIVYLVMALMLAIRPQGIFSPTALRKI comes from the coding sequence GTGCAGCTCGCCGCCACCATATTGATCGATGGATTGATCGACGCGTCCTGGATTTTCATCGTCGCCGTCGGGCTGACGCTGATTTTCGGCGTGTTGAACATCCTCAACATCGCACACGGCAACTTCTATGCGATCGGCGCTTACGTCGCGGCGAACGCGGTGGGAATTTATTATTCCGGCTCCAACCCGCCGATGCTGGGTCTGGTGGCGATGACTGCCGCGGCGCTGGCCGCCGCCATCGTGCTCGGTCCGCTGCTGGAGCGCGGTCTGCTTCGCTTCTTCTATCATCGCGACGAGATCGTGCTCGTTCTCGTCACCTATGCGCTGTTCCTGATTCTCGAAGACGCGACCAAGCTGATCTGGGGCGTGAACCCGTATTATGCCTACGAACCCTATAGCCTGTTCGGCAATGTCAACGTCGGGCGTCTCAGCTATGTCGGCTACGATTTCTTCCTGATCGCGCTCGCAATCGTAATCGGCATCGTGCTCTGGTTCGGACTCAACCGCACGAAAAGCGGCAAGGTCGTGCTCGCGGTCATTCACGACCGCGAAATGAGCAGTGCGGCTGGTGTGAACGTCACCAAGATTTTCGTGATTGCGTTCACGATCGGCGTATTTCTGGCGGCACTCGGTGGCGCGTTCACTGCGCCGAAGATTTCGGTGCAGCCGGGCCTCGCGGTCATGGTCGTGCTGCTGAGCTTCGCGGTGGTCGTCATCGGCGGGCTGGGCAGCATCGAAGGCGCGGCGATTGCCTCGCTCATCGTCGGCCTCTCACGCGCACTTGCGATTCATCTCGCGCCCTGGGCCGAACTCTTCATCGTCTATCTGGTGATGGCGCTGATGCTCGCGATTCGTCCGCAGGGCATCTTCAGTCCCACCGCACTCCGGAAAATCTAG